A genome region from Sphingobium sp. WTD-1 includes the following:
- a CDS encoding TonB-dependent receptor, protein MTRLSALKLSLIAASSWSAAAIAQEAPQQPQVDDGAAIIVTGTRAIGMSAAESAAPIQVLSEDAISRVGQPNMNQVLTQIVPSFTAQTQGTDMSSFSLSARLRGLSPNHTLVLVNGKRRHGNGILQVLGAFSGSAAPSIDLIPPDAIKQVEVFQEGAAAVYGTDAIAGVINFILKDQTEGGTFKVTGGQYYNSQGELFSASGNVGFKLGEDGYFDLTLFHRRQDYTTLGKGQVQVTQLDGTLQPNAPAQWSNLAGDALANINGGQPKSELNVAFFNAGYDFGGVELYAFGDVSRREGWAKQGYRHPKRICYETGNLGGSVTSAAYDPSICYGDTGTYGMVPLQHVIEDEYSFTVGAKGDFGSDWTYDVSGTYGYQKNEIWTEKSAHREVWQESYAAALAGIGTPNTPDKAYDGGFRLSQTTVNADIRKEFDVGMAGPLTFAFGGEYRKDMYEIVQGDFYSTYKTGVQSFPGYKATDAGRYTRNSKAGYVNFIAEPVDGWSVDLAGRYEDYSDFGDTLIGKITTRYDFSDAFAIRGTASTGFRAPTLAEQKYSTINVGPTSAVAQLPAGTPAAQLLGFGPLGPEKSKNFSAGFVVRPVPKLAVTVDAYMIKIKDRITATASRNAVQGGVVQPGAAAIFDALAAAGIVLDTALQTVGVQSFTNGINTRTMGIDFSASYPVALDFGSLNLSLNANYNKTKITNNKVGYPLFNAASESNIEDSTPDYKVVFGALFKSGPFSLNLRETYYGKTSMLIRPGFTARDSSGAIIVPEGGFLIQDGAGGADQLYFKGVVKAAPITDLEVSYDFTDAVTFSLGANNLFNQKPEVPKLLKGVTVPVSQSPYINGSGSYDSPYGHGPYGTAGGYYYARIDFRF, encoded by the coding sequence ATGACAAGATTATCCGCTCTTAAACTATCACTGATCGCCGCTTCGTCCTGGTCCGCTGCTGCAATTGCGCAGGAAGCACCGCAGCAACCGCAGGTCGACGACGGCGCCGCCATCATCGTTACCGGCACCCGCGCCATCGGCATGTCCGCCGCGGAATCCGCAGCGCCGATCCAGGTGCTGAGCGAAGACGCGATCAGCCGCGTCGGCCAGCCCAACATGAATCAGGTGCTGACCCAGATCGTGCCCAGCTTCACGGCGCAGACGCAGGGCACCGACATGTCCAGCTTCTCGCTGTCGGCCCGTCTGCGCGGCCTGTCGCCGAACCACACGCTGGTTCTGGTCAACGGCAAGCGCCGCCACGGCAACGGCATCCTTCAGGTGCTCGGCGCCTTCTCCGGCTCGGCCGCGCCCAGCATCGACCTCATTCCGCCAGACGCGATCAAGCAGGTCGAAGTGTTCCAGGAAGGCGCCGCCGCCGTCTATGGCACCGACGCGATCGCCGGCGTCATCAACTTCATCCTCAAGGACCAGACCGAAGGCGGCACCTTCAAGGTGACCGGCGGTCAATATTATAACAGCCAGGGCGAACTCTTCTCCGCCTCGGGCAATGTCGGCTTCAAACTGGGCGAGGACGGCTATTTCGACCTCACCCTGTTCCATCGCCGCCAGGACTATACCACGCTCGGCAAGGGCCAGGTCCAGGTCACCCAGCTCGACGGCACGCTCCAGCCCAACGCCCCGGCCCAATGGTCGAACCTGGCCGGCGACGCGCTGGCCAACATCAATGGCGGCCAGCCCAAGTCGGAACTGAACGTCGCCTTCTTCAACGCCGGCTATGATTTCGGCGGCGTCGAACTCTATGCCTTCGGTGATGTCTCCCGCCGCGAAGGCTGGGCCAAGCAGGGCTATCGCCATCCCAAGCGCATCTGTTACGAAACCGGCAACCTGGGCGGCAGCGTCACCTCTGCCGCCTATGATCCCAGCATCTGCTATGGCGACACCGGCACCTACGGCATGGTCCCGCTTCAGCATGTGATCGAGGATGAATATAGCTTCACCGTCGGCGCCAAGGGCGATTTCGGCAGTGACTGGACCTATGACGTCAGCGGCACCTATGGCTATCAGAAGAACGAGATCTGGACCGAGAAGTCGGCCCATCGCGAAGTCTGGCAGGAAAGCTATGCCGCAGCGCTCGCCGGCATCGGCACGCCCAACACGCCCGACAAGGCCTATGACGGCGGCTTCCGCCTGAGCCAGACCACGGTCAACGCCGACATACGCAAGGAATTCGACGTCGGCATGGCCGGTCCGCTGACCTTCGCCTTCGGCGGTGAATATCGCAAGGACATGTATGAAATCGTCCAGGGCGATTTCTACTCGACCTACAAGACCGGTGTTCAGTCCTTCCCGGGCTACAAGGCGACCGACGCGGGCCGCTACACCCGCAATTCCAAGGCCGGCTATGTCAACTTCATCGCCGAGCCGGTCGATGGCTGGAGCGTCGACCTTGCCGGCCGCTATGAAGATTATAGCGACTTTGGCGACACGCTGATCGGCAAGATCACCACCCGCTACGACTTCAGCGATGCCTTCGCGATCCGCGGCACGGCCAGCACCGGCTTCCGCGCACCGACGCTGGCCGAACAGAAATATTCGACCATCAACGTCGGCCCGACCAGCGCCGTCGCCCAGCTGCCTGCCGGCACCCCGGCCGCCCAGCTGCTCGGCTTCGGTCCGCTCGGCCCGGAAAAGTCGAAGAATTTCTCGGCCGGTTTCGTCGTGCGTCCGGTGCCCAAGCTGGCAGTCACGGTCGATGCCTATATGATCAAGATCAAGGATCGCATCACCGCTACAGCATCGCGTAACGCGGTTCAGGGTGGCGTTGTCCAGCCGGGCGCGGCTGCGATCTTCGATGCGCTGGCGGCGGCGGGCATCGTGCTTGATACCGCGCTCCAGACCGTCGGCGTGCAGAGCTTCACCAACGGCATCAACACCCGGACGATGGGTATCGACTTCTCGGCCTCCTATCCGGTGGCGCTGGACTTCGGTTCGCTCAACCTGTCGCTCAACGCCAACTATAACAAGACGAAGATCACCAACAACAAGGTCGGCTATCCGCTGTTCAACGCGGCATCGGAAAGCAATATCGAAGACTCGACGCCCGACTATAAGGTCGTATTCGGCGCCCTGTTCAAGAGCGGCCCGTTCAGCCTGAACCTGCGTGAAACCTATTATGGCAAGACCAGCATGCTGATCCGGCCGGGCTTCACCGCACGCGACAGTAGCGGTGCGATCATCGTCCCCGAAGGCGGCTTCCTGATCCAGGACGGCGCCGGCGGTGCAGACCAGCTCTACTTCAAGGGCGTGGTCAAGGCCGCTCCGATCACCGATCTGGAAGTGAGCTACGACTTCACCGACGCTGTCACCTTCTCGCTGGGTGCGAACAATCTGTTCAACCAGAAGCCGGAAGTGCCCAAGCTGCTCAAGGGCGTGACCGTACCGGTCAGCCAGTCGCCCTACATCAACGGCTCGGGTTCCTATGACAGCCCCTATGGCCATGGCCCCTATGGCACGGCCGGCGGCTATTATTACGCGCGCATCGACTTCAGGTTCTAA
- a CDS encoding TlpA disulfide reductase family protein, whose translation MTLLLLAGLAACDRQSPPAGQANASASGEVTGDEVQPAAGGSAKGEFNYTIDRSKAGTPAPTFAFENPQGGTATLQDFAGRPLLVNLWATWCAPCVAEMPTLDAFAAQSDSEGDRSLAVLTISQDVQGQAAIRPFFAKHKLPHLKGWTDPENKLGLGYATGVLPTTVLYDAKGKEVARVVGAMDWTGAEARKLIAMAKGE comes from the coding sequence ATGACACTGCTCCTGCTGGCTGGGCTGGCGGCATGCGATAGGCAATCCCCGCCCGCGGGGCAAGCCAATGCGAGCGCCAGCGGCGAGGTGACGGGCGACGAAGTGCAACCCGCTGCCGGCGGCAGCGCCAAGGGCGAATTCAACTACACGATCGACCGCAGCAAGGCGGGCACGCCCGCGCCGACCTTCGCGTTCGAAAATCCGCAGGGCGGCACAGCAACCCTGCAGGACTTTGCCGGCCGGCCGCTGCTGGTCAATCTCTGGGCGACCTGGTGCGCGCCCTGCGTGGCGGAGATGCCGACGCTCGACGCCTTCGCCGCGCAAAGTGACAGCGAAGGTGACAGGAGTCTGGCGGTATTGACGATCTCGCAGGACGTGCAGGGCCAGGCCGCGATCAGGCCCTTCTTCGCCAAGCACAAGCTGCCCCACCTCAAGGGCTGGACCGATCCCGAGAACAAGCTGGGCCTGGGCTATGCCACCGGCGTCCTGCCGACCACCGTCCTTTATGATGCCAAGGGCAAGGAGGTTGCGCGCGTGGTCGGAGCCATGGACTGGACCGGCGCGGAAGCCCGCAAGCTCATCGCCATGGCCAAGGGCGAATGA
- the argH gene encoding argininosuccinate lyase, whose protein sequence is MWGGRFAAGPASIMREINASIPFDKRLWKQDIAGSKAHVAMLAKQGIVDGEDAQAITEGLNRIAAEYEANGVPVNLDLEDIHMVTESRLAELIGPAAGRLHTARSRNDQVATDFRLWVRDAMDEVMAGLAGLQQALLARAEEHVDAVMPGFTHLQSAQPVTLGHHLMAYYEMVRRDRSRFADARVRLDECPLGAAALAGTGFPIDRHATAAALGFAKPTDNSLDSVSDRDFALDYLMAATQASLHLSRLAEEFIIWASQPFGFVKLPDAYSTGSSIMPQKRNPDAAELVRGHAGRIMGCMNALCVTMKGLPLAYSKDMQDDKPPVFEAHDLLGLSIAAMTGMIETVTFRTDRMRGLAESGFATATDLADWLVREGDIPFREAHHITGRAVAAAEEAGVQLADLPLDTLKAIDARIDDRIYAVLTVDASVASRKSHGGTAPDQVRARIAAARATQE, encoded by the coding sequence ATGTGGGGTGGCCGGTTCGCGGCCGGCCCGGCATCGATCATGCGTGAGATAAATGCCTCCATCCCCTTCGACAAGCGCTTGTGGAAACAGGATATCGCCGGCTCCAAGGCGCATGTCGCGATGCTGGCCAAGCAGGGCATCGTCGATGGCGAGGATGCGCAGGCGATCACCGAGGGTCTGAACCGGATCGCGGCGGAATATGAAGCCAATGGCGTTCCGGTCAATCTGGACCTGGAAGATATCCACATGGTCACGGAGTCGCGGCTGGCCGAACTGATCGGCCCGGCCGCCGGCCGCCTGCACACCGCGCGCAGCCGCAACGACCAGGTTGCGACCGATTTCCGCCTGTGGGTCCGCGATGCCATGGATGAAGTGATGGCGGGCCTGGCCGGGTTGCAGCAGGCGCTGCTCGCTCGCGCCGAGGAGCATGTCGATGCGGTGATGCCGGGCTTCACCCATCTCCAGTCGGCGCAGCCGGTGACTCTGGGCCATCATCTGATGGCCTATTATGAAATGGTGCGCCGCGACCGCAGCCGCTTTGCCGATGCGCGCGTGCGCCTGGACGAATGTCCGCTGGGCGCCGCTGCGCTGGCCGGCACCGGCTTCCCGATCGACCGCCATGCCACGGCGGCGGCGCTGGGCTTTGCCAAGCCGACCGACAACAGCCTGGACAGCGTGTCCGACCGCGACTTCGCGCTCGACTATCTGATGGCCGCGACCCAGGCATCGCTGCATCTGTCGCGCCTGGCCGAGGAATTCATCATCTGGGCGAGCCAGCCCTTCGGCTTCGTCAAGCTGCCCGACGCCTATTCGACCGGCAGCTCGATCATGCCGCAGAAGCGCAATCCCGACGCGGCCGAACTGGTGCGCGGCCATGCCGGCCGCATCATGGGCTGCATGAATGCGCTGTGCGTGACGATGAAGGGCCTGCCCCTCGCCTATTCCAAGGACATGCAGGACGACAAGCCGCCGGTGTTCGAGGCGCACGACCTGCTGGGCCTGTCGATCGCAGCGATGACCGGCATGATCGAGACGGTGACGTTCCGCACCGACCGGATGCGGGGGCTGGCCGAAAGCGGCTTTGCCACAGCGACGGACCTGGCCGACTGGCTGGTGCGCGAGGGCGACATTCCCTTCCGCGAGGCGCATCATATCACCGGGCGCGCGGTGGCGGCCGCGGAAGAGGCCGGCGTGCAGCTCGCCGACCTGCCGCTCGACACGCTCAAGGCCATTGATGCGCGTATCGACGATCGCATCTATGCGGTATTGACGGTCGATGCGTCGGTCGCCAGCCGCAAGAGCCATGGCGGCACGGCGCCCGATCAGGTGCGCGCGCGGATCGCCGCGGCGCGCGCGACACAGGAGTGA